The Magnetospirillum sp. XM-1 genomic interval GAAGCGCCTGGCCGAGGTGGAGGGCAAAGCCCATTCCGGCATCATGAAGAGCCTCCTGGGCCAGCTGGAGCACAGCTACCAGACCCGCAAGGGCTATTGGAAAGGCGGCACGGTCGGCGTGTTCGGCTATGGCGCCGGCGTCATCCCGCGCTTTTCCGAGGTGGCCGACCAGTACCCGGAAAGCTCGGAATTCCACACGCTGCGCATCATGCCGGCCCCGGGCTTCTTCTACGACACCAAGACGCTGCGCCAGATGTGCGACATCTGGGAGGAGCACGGCTCGGGCCTGATCGCGCTGCACGGCCAATCGGGCGACATCATGTTCCAGGGCTGCCGCACCGAGCAGGTCCAGGCCGCCTGGGACAAGATCAACGAGATGGGCTTCGACATGGGTGGCGCGGGTGCGGGCGTGCGCACCTCGGCGTCCTGCGTCGGCCCGGCGCGCTGCGAGCAGGCCTGCTTCGACACCCTGGCCGCGCACCGCGCCATCATCAACGACTTCGTCGATGACATCCACCGCCCCTCGCTGCCCTACAAGCTGAAGTTCAAGTTCTCGGGCTGCGCCAACGACTGCGCCAACGCCACCCAGCGCGCCGACGTGGCGATCTTAGGGACCTGGAAGGACGACATGCAGGTCGACCAGAAGGAGGTGCAGGCCAAGGTCAAGCAACTGGGCCGCAAGGAATTCATCAACCAGGTGATCCGCATGTGCCCGACCCAGGCGCTGGGGCTCAACGACGACGACACGCTGGACGTGGACAACAAGTCCTGCGTGCGCTGTATGCACTGCATCAACGTCTGCACCAAGGCGCTCAAGCCCGGTAAGGAGCGTGGCATCTGCATCCTGGTGGGCGGCAAGCGCACGCTCAAGATCGGCGACCTGATGGGCACCGTGGTGGTCCCCTTCATGAAGCTGGAGACCGAAGAGGACTACGAGAAGCTGCTGGAGCTGGCCCACAACATGCTCGACTTCTTCGCCGACAACGCGCTGGAGCACGAGCGCACCGGCGAGATGATCGAGCGCATCGGGCTGGTCAACTACCTCGACGCCCTGGGCCTCGACCTCGACGTCAACATGATCAACCAGCCGCGCACCAATTCCTACATCCGCACCGACGGATGGGAAGAGGAGGCCCGCAAGTGGGCCGAGCGCAAGACCAACAACGCCGCCGAGTAAGGGAGACAGGACCCATGAGCGAACTTCGTCGTCCCGTTGAAAGCGGCGTGCCGGATTCCAAGCAATTCATGCACCCCGCCTTGGTGCGCAATTACGGCAAGTGGACCCACCATGACCGCCCGCGTCCCGGCGTGCTGCGCCACGTCGCCGAAAGCGGCGAGGCGGTGTACACCGTCAAGGCCGGCACCCAGCGCCAGCTGGACGTGTTCACCATCCGCCGGCTGTGCGACATCGCCGATGCCTTCTGCGACGGCCACATCCGCTTCACCGTGCGGTCCTCGGCCGAGTTCATGACCACCGACGAGTCCAAGGTTCCGGCCCTGATCCAGCGCCTGGAGGACGAGGGCTTCCCGGTGGGCGGCACCGGCAACTCGGTGGGCTTCATCAGCCACACCCAGGGCTGGCTGCACTGCGACATCCCCGGCACCGATGCGTCCGGCGTGGTCAAGGCGCTGATGGACGAACTCGTCGACGAGTTCAAGTCCGAGGAGATGCCCAACCGCGTCAAGATCACCACCAGCTGCTGCCAGATCAATTGCGGCGGCCAGGGCGACATCGCCATCAACGTCCAGCACACCAAGCCGCCGGTGATCAACCACGCCTTGGTGGCCGGCATCTGCGAACGCCCGACGGTGATCGCGCGCTGCCCCGTGGCGGCCATCCGGCCCGCTTTGGTGGACGGCAAGCCGTCGCTGGAAGTGGACGAGAAGAAGTGCGTGTGCTGTGGCGCCTGCTATCCGCCCTGCCCGCCCATGCAGATCAACGACCCGGTCCATTCCAAGATCGCCATCTGGGTGGGCGGCAAGCATTCATCGACCCGCTCCAAGCCCATGTTCCACAAGCTGGTGGCCGCCGGTCTGCCCAACAACGCGCCGCGCTGGCCGGAAGTGGCCGAGGTGGTGAAGAAGATCCTGTCGGTCTACAAGGCCGACGCCCGGGCCTGGGAGCGCATGGGCGAGTGGATCGAGCGCATCGGCTGGCCCCGCTTCTTCGAGCTGACCGAGCTGCCCTTCACCAAGTACCACGTGGACAACTGGCGGGGCGGCCGGGCCAATCTCAACGCCTCGGCGCATCTGCACTTCTAAGGGAGGGGATTGGACATGAAGTTCGCCATCCTCGTCAACGAAGGCCCCTACAACCATCAGGCCGCCGACTCAGCCTTCCAGTTCTGCAAGGCCGCCTTGGAGAAGGGCCACGAGATTTTCCGGGTGTTCTTCTATTACGACGGCGTCAACAACGCGACCAAACTGGGCGAGCCGCCCTCGGACGACCGCAACGTGACCAAGAACTGGCAGAAGCTGGCGGACGATCACAAGGTCGATCTGGTGGTCTGCGTCGCCGCCGGTCTGCGCCGCGGCATCACCGAGGCCAATCTCGCCCCGGGCTTCCGCATCTCGGGCCTGGGCCAGCTGATCGAGGCCGGCATCCATGCCGACCGTCTCGTGACTTTCGGGGATTAAAGCCATGGACGATATGGAAAGCGGCATCGTCAAGAAGTTCATGTTCATCAACCGCAAGGCCCCCCACGGCACGGTCTACGCCCTGGAAGTGCTGGAAATGGTGCTGATCTCGGCGGCCTTCGACCAGGATGTGCATCTGGCCTTCCTGGACGACGGCGTGCTGCAGATCAAGAAGGGCCAGACGCCCGCCGGCATCGGGGTCAAGAACTTCTCGCCCACCTACCGGGCGTTGGAGGGCTACGACATAGAGAAGCTGTACGTGGAGGCGGAAAGCCTGGCCGAACGCGGCCTGACCGAGGACGACCTGCTGGTCGACGTCGAGGTCCTGAGCCGCGCCGAGATGGGCAAGCTGATGGCCGAGATGGACGTGGTTCTGACGGCGTAACTCCGAGGGGCGCAAGCCCCGAGGCAAGGGCAAGGCCCGCCGCGGCTTATGCCGCGAAAGCCAAGGGTTTCGAAGAAACCCGCCCGGCGATTGAGGGACAAAAGGAATCATGCAATGAGCATTCTGCACACCGTCAACAAATCCCCCTTCGAGCGGTCCTGCCTCGATTCCTGCCTGGGCCACGCCCAGCCGGGCGATAGCGTCCTGCTGATGGAGGACGCGGTCATCGCCGCGCTGTCCGGCACCGCCTTCGAGGGCAAGATGGCCGATGCGGCCAAGACCATGAAGCTGCATGTCCTCGGCCCCGATCTGGCGGCCAGGGGACTGGACCCCGCAAAGGTGGTAAAAGACATTACCGTCGTGGATTACGCCGGATTCGTGGATCTGGCGGCCGGGACCAAGGCGACCAACGCCTGGCTGTAATTCAAGAAAAGACCTGAGGAGAGAAACACATGGCTTATACCAGCAACGGCGCCACCATCGAGGCCGATGAAGAGGGCTACCTCACCGACATCAACCAGTGGAACGAGGACTTGGCCGGCCAGATCGCCAAGGACGAGGGCATCACCATGAGCCCCGAGCACTGGGAAGTGGTCAACTTCCTGCGCGAGTACTACGCCGAGTACCAGATCGCCCCGGCGGTGCGCGTGCTGACCAAGGCCATCGCCAAGAAGATGGGGCCCGACAAGGGCAACAACAAATACCTCTACGAGCTGTTCCCCTACGGCCCCGGCAAGCAGGCGTGCAAGATCGCCGGCCTGCCCAAGCCCACCGGCTGCGTGTAGCGGATACTGTCCGCAGCCGTCATGGCCGGGCTTGACCCGGCCATCCATGGACCCCCGGGCCACGCCCGGGGGTGACGAGGAAGGGTGCCGTCGTGACGATCTTTTTCGCCATTCTCTTCAGCGTCTCGAGCCTGGTCCTGGTGGCCGGGCTGGCCATGAAGATCGCCCAATACGCCAAGACGCCGGCGCCCTTGAAGATTCCCACCACCCCGGCGCCGCTCACCAAGGGCGGCGTGGCCCTGCGCCTGGGCCGCGAGGCGGTGCTGTTCGAAAGCCTCTATCGCGCCAACCGGCTGCTGTGGCTGTTCGCCATTGTCTTCCACTTAGGCCTGGCCGTGGTGCTGATCCGCCACGGCCGCTATTTCCAGGCGGAAATCGGCTTTCTCACCGGGCTGGTCCAGCCCCTGGCCCAGCCGGCCGGGCTGGCCATGGTGGCGGGCCTTAGCCTGCTGCTGGCCCGGCGCCTCGTCTCCGAACGGGTGCGCTACGTCACCCGGCCCTCGGACATCCTGATGCTGGTCCTGCTGCTGGGCATCGGGGTGACCGGCATGGCCATGAAATGCGTCGTCCACACCGACATCGTCACGGTGAAGGCCTTCTTCACCGGCCTGATGGGGTTCGAGCTGCGGCCGCTGCCCGCCGACCCGCTGCTGGGTCTTCACCTCCTGCTGGTCTGCCTGCTGATGATCGTCTTCCCGTTCTCCAAGCTGCTGCACGCGCCGGGCCTGTTCTTCAGCCCGACCCGCAACCAGACCGATAATCCGCGCGAAGTGCGCCATCTGGCGCCCTGGGCCGCCAAGCTGGAAGAGAGGGGCTAGACCATGGCCGCCGCCCCCTTCGACATTCCCGCCTTGGGCGATCCCGCCGAGCGCCCGGTTCCGGCCATCAAGGCCAATGCCATGGCCGCCTCCAAGCCCTATGTGGCCGCCGAGGCGCACCAGCAGCCGCTGGGCTTTCCCGGCGAACTGACCGAGGGCTGGGAAAAGCGCGCCATCGACCACATGGGCGGGCTGCTCTCCAAATACCGCAGCTTGCAGGTGTTCATGGACATCTGCGTCAAGTGCGGCGCCTGTACCGACAAGTGCCACTACTTCCTAGGGACCGGCGACCCCAAGAACATGCCGGTGGCGAGAGCCGACCTGTTCCGCAGCGTCTACCGCCGCTATTTCACACCGGCCGGCAAGATCGCCCCCGGCCTGGTGGGCGCGCGCGACATGACCAAAGAAGTGCTGGACGAGTGGTACAGCTACTTCCACCAGTGTTCCCAGTGCCGCCGCTGCTCGGTGTTCTGCCCCTACGGCATCGACACCGCCGAGATTTCCATGGCGGCCCGCGACATCATGGATTCCATCGGCCAGGGCCAGAAGTACTGCAACGAGATCATCGGCAAGGTCCATAAGATCGGCAACAACCTGGGCCTGCCCGCCCCGGCCCTGATCGACACGCTGGAGGGTCTCGAGGAGGACATGCTGGACGACACCGGCGTGGCGGTGAAGATGCCCATCGACGTGGAAGGGGCCGAGGTTCTCCTCGTCACGCCGTCCGCCGACTTCTTCGCCGAGCCGCACGTGCTGGGCCTGATGGGCTACGCCAAGGTGTTCCATGCCGCCGGCGTGTCGTGGACCCTGTCCACCAAGGCGTCGGAAGCCGGCAATTTCGGCATGTTCATCGGCAATTACGAGCAGATGAGGAAGATCTCCATGCGCATCCGCGAGGCGGCGCGGGAGCTGGGCGTCAAGCGCATCATCTTCGGCGAGTGCGGCCACGCCTGGCGCGTCGCCTACTCGTTCCTCAACACCCTGGCCGGGCCCTGGGACTTCCTCGATCCCCGCTATCCCGTGCCCCAGCACATCCTGGAATTCACCTCCGACCTGATCCGCCGCAAGGGCATCAAGCTCGACAAGTCAGGCAACGACGGCATGGTGCTGACCGTCCACGATTCCTGCAACGTGGCCAGAGGCGCGCGCATGGGCGACAGGCCCGGCGGCCAGTTTAGCATCCCGCGCGAAGTGATCACGGCGGCCGTACCGAAATTCGTCGACATGCACCCCGACACCATCTGCGACAAGACCTATTGCTGCGGCGGCGGCGGCGGGTTGCTGACCGACGAGCTGATCGAGCTGCGCGTCAAGGGAGCAAGCCCCCGCATGGAAGCGCTGAAAGACGTGGTGGACAAGGAAGGCGTCACCCACATGGCCGCCATGTGCGCCATCTGCAAGGCGCAGTTCACCAAGATCCTGCCCTATTACGACTTCGACCGGGAAATGGTGGTCAGCGTTCACCAACTGGTGAGCAACGCCATCGTCCTCGGCGACAACGACTGACAACAACGAGAAGGACCGTCCCAACAGAAGAACCCATCCCCTGTTCATCGTCATGCCCGGGCTTGACCCGGGCATCCATGGACCCCCGGATCAAGTCCGGGGGTGACGGGAAAGGGAAACGGTCAAAAGGGACGGAACAACGAGAGGGAGAGCCCGCATGGCCGCCAAAGCCGAGACCACCACCGAGGGACGGAATTACCGCCGCTACAAGGATGGCGATTCCCAGCCCCAGCACTGGCAGGAAGAGATCTTCAAGGCCGGCTGGTCGCACAAATGCCCGACCTATGTGCTGAGGACGCCGCCCTGCTCGGGCTCGTGCCCCTCGGGTCACGACATCCGCGGCTGGCTGGACATCGTGCGCGGCGTGGAAAAGCCCCCGGCGGGCATGGCCTGGCAGGAATACGCCTTCCGCCGCATGACCGAGGCCAACCCCTTCCCCGCCATCATGGGCCGCGTCTGCCCGGCGCCGTGCGAAAGCGGCTGCAACCGCAACATGGTCGAGGAACACGTCGGCATCAATTCGGTCGAACACCATATCGGCGACTGGGCCATCGCCAACAAGCTCACCTTCCCCAAGCCCGAGCGCGAGACGGGCAAGCACGTCGCCGTGGTGGGCGGCGGCCCGGCCGGCCTGTCGGCGGCCTATCACCTGCGCCGCGCCGGCCATGCGGTGACGGTGTTCGAGGAAAAGGCCGAGCTGGGCGGCTATGTCCGCTACGGCATCCCCGGCTACCGCACGCCGCGTGAAGTGCTGGACGCCGAGATCAACCGCATCCTGAACATGGGCATCACCGTGCGCGCCAAGTGCCGCATCGGCACCGACATCACCGTGTCGGAACTGGAAGAGAAGTTCGACGCCATCTTCTGGGGCATCGGCACCCATGCGGGCCGCGGCCTGCCCATTCCCGGCTGGAAGGACACCGTCAACTGCGTGTCGGGCGTCGCCTTCCTGAAGGCCTTCAACGAAGGGCGCCTGCAGCACGTTCCCGGACGCATCATCGTGGTGGGCGGCGGCGACACCTCCATCGACGTGGCCTCGGTGGCGCGCCGCCTGGGTCATATCGACAAGGTCTCCGAGCAGGACCGCGCCGACAACGTCATCTTAGGCCACGTGGCCCACGACGTGGCGGCCACGGCGCGCCGCGAAGGCGCGACTGTCACGCTGACCTCGCTGTTCCCGGTGGAGAAGATGTTTGCCGCCCAGCGCGAGATCGACGACGCCAAGCGTGAAGGCGTCGACATCCGGGGCGGCATCATGCCGCTGGAAGTGATCAAGGGGCCGGACGGCCGCGCCGTGGGCCTCAAGCTCTGCCAATGCACCATGGAGGGCACCACCCCCAAGCCGGTCGAGGGCACCGAGTTCACCCTGGACGCCGATCTGGTGGTCTCCGCCATCGGCCAGGCGGGCGACCTGGCCGACCTGCCCGAGATGGACAACGGCAAGGGCTTCATCAACGCCGACAAGGCCTATCGCGTGCCGGGCAAGCCCAAGCACTTCGTGGGCGGCGACGTGGTCAAGCCGCATCTGCTCACCACCGCCATCGGCCATGGCCGCGTGGCCTCGGCCGGCATCGGCGAGTTCCTGGAAACCGGCGACGTGGCGAAAAGGCCCAAGGTGGACGTGCATCACTTCAACCTGCTGGCCAAGCTGCACGAAAGCAACCTGGACCCGGCCCATTACGAGCCCGGCCCGGTGCGCGGCACCTTCGAGGCCAAGTTCGCCGTCCACAATTTCGAGAACCGGGCGGCGGCCGAGATCATCCCCCACGACGACCTGTATCTGGGGCACTTCACCCGCACGGCGCGCCACCACCGCCACGAGGTGCATATCGACGCCGACAAGGTGATCGGCAATTTCGACGAGCGCCTGCTGCTGCTCACCGATGCCGAGGTGGTGGACGAGGCCAAGCGCTGCATGTCCTGCGGCCTATGCTTCGAATGCGACAATTGCGTGGTGTTCTGCCCGCAGACCGCCGTCAGCCGGGTCAAGAAGAGCGAGCGCACCACCGGCCGCTATGTGGAAACCGACTATTCCAAGTGCATCGGCTGCCACATCTGCAAGGACGTCTGCCCCACCGGCTACATCCAGATGGGGCTGGGGGAATAGGGATGCTGGCTCGGCTGCTGTTGGGAGTGCTGTTGATGGTGAGCGCGGCGGCGGCTTCGGCCTTCGCCGCCGACCTGCCCCACTGGCCCAAACCCAAGGGCGAGGCCTGCATCGCCCCCAACGAGGTGATGCGGCGCGACCACGCGGACATGCTGAAGCACCAGCGTGACGACACGCTGCGGCTTGGTATCCGGGGCGCCAAGGCGTCGCTGAAGGCCTGCGTCGAGTGCCACGCCGCCACCGATTCTGCGGGCAAGGTACTGCCGGTCAACGATCCCGGCCAGTTCTGCCAGTCGTGCCATTCTTACGTGGCGGCCAAGCCCGATTGCTTCGAATGCCACGCCGCCACGCCCAAATCCCCGGTCAGGGAGGCGTCGCGATGACCGAACTGTCCCGCCGCCAGGTGATCCTTGCCTCGGGCGCGGTGCTGGTCGCCGCCCCTGCTCTTGCCCGCGCACCGGGCGAGCCGGCGTCGGCGCGGAACCGCTGGGCAATGCTGATCGACACCGCCAAATGCGGCGCCGAATGCACCGTTTGCGTCGAAGCCTGCAAGACGGAAATGGGTCTCGCCGGCCATGACCGGCCGCTGACCGACGCCCAGTACGTGCGCAAGGTCAACCTGCGCGACCCCGCCACCGGGGCGGCCCACTCGCTGCCGGTCATGTGCCAGCACTGCGCCAAGCCGGCTTGCGTCGACGTCTGCCCCACCGGCGCCTCCATGAAGCGGGCCGACGGCATCGTGCTGGTGGACCGTCACATCTGCATCGGCTGCCGCTATTGCATGATGGCGTGCCCCTACAAGGCGCGCTCCTTCGCCCACGAGGACCAGAAGGGCCAGCAGCCCCACCTGCCCCGCGGCAAGGGCACGGTGGAGGGCTGCACGCTGTGCGTCCACCGCATCGACGAGGGACGCCCGCCGGCCTGCGTCGAGGCCTGCGCGGCAAAGGCCAAGGGCGCCATGCTGTTCGGGGATTTGAACGACCCCAAGTCCGAGATTGCGCAACGGGTGGCGCGCGAGGCCACCACCCGCATCCGCGCCGATCTGGGGCTGGAGCCCGCCATCCGGTACCAGGGGATCTGAGCCATGAGCACCACCACCACCTACACCCAGGTGCGCCCCTACACGCGGGGCTGGCTGGCCCTGATGGCGGGCCTTGGCGCCGTGATCTTGGTGGCGCTGGGCGCCGTCTTCCACATGGAGCACCAGGGCCATTGGGTCACCGGCATGACCAATCAGGTGGTGTGGGGCGTGCCCCACGTCTTCGCCGTGTTCCTGATCGTCGCGGCTTCCGGCGCGCTCAACGTCGCCTCCATGGGTTCGGTGTTCGGGCGGGGTGATTACCAGCCGCTGGGCCGCCTGTCGGCCCTGCTGGCGGTGGCGCTGCTGGGGGGCGGCCTCGCCGTGCTGGTCCTCGATCTCGGGCGGCCCGACCGCCTGTTCGTCGCCATGACCCATTTCAATTTCAAGTCCATCTTCGCCTGGAACGTCATCCTCTATTCCGGCTTCATGGCCGTGGTGGGCGTCTATCTGTGGACCATGATGGACTGGCGGGCCAAGCGCTTCTACAAGCCGGCCGCCCTGGCCGCCTTTCTCTGGCGGCTGGTCCTGACCACCGGCACCGGGTGCATCTTCGGCTTCCTGGCGGCGCGCGAGGCCTATGGCGCGGCGGTGATGGCGCCGCTCTTCATCGCCATGTCCTTCGCCTACGGCCTGGCGGCGTTCATCCTGGTCCTGTCGGTGTCGTTCAAGATGACCCGGCGCCCGCTGGGCGACGATTTGTCCGCCCGGCTGGTGCGCCTGCTGGGCCTGTTCGTCGCCGCCAATCTCTATTTCACCGCGCTCCATCACGTCACCCAGCTGTATTTCGCCGGACGCGGCGGGGTGGAAGCCTTCATCCTGTGGAACGGCGGCCTTCACACCACCCTGTTCTGGGTGGGTCAGGTGGGCCTGGGCGGCATCGCCCCCCTGGCCATCGCCTATGGCGGCTGCGGCCATGCGGCCCGCAAGCGCGCCATGATGGCCTCGATCCTGGTGGTGCTGGGCGGACTGGCTCAGGTCTGGGTGATCATCATCGGCGGCCAGGTCTGGCCGCTGGACCTGTTTCCCGGCATGGAGGCGTCGTCCACCTTCGCCGACGGCCACGTCCACGCCTATGCCCCCAGCGCCTGGGAAGTGATGCTGGGCCTGGGCGGCATGGCCATCGCCCTGGCCATCGCCACCCTGGGCATGACGGCGCTTCGTCTGCTGCCGCAACAATTGGGGACGACAACCGAATCGGGCTGTCGTCACAACTAGGCATATATGGCGAACCACAAACTGAAGTATGGATTTATTAACAATTTATTGATGTTTGCGCCAATCCATGACCATTCTGATCGTAGGGTTATGGGCATAATCATCACTTCCCGGGGGGGAGAGTGTGAGCGCAAGCATCAAAGCCCGCAAAGGGCCAGAGCCGCAGAAGGACGACGGGCTGGACGTAGTGCGCGATACCTTGCGCACCCAGGTCGCGGACATCCTCCGAGTCAATATCGGACAGCTTTCCACCGTTGCGCCGCACGAGGTCTACGACCACGTGCTGAACACGCCTGGGCTGCTGCACGAATGCTTCCAGGTGTTCCGCAACCAGCCTGACCTGTTCCGCAAGATCGTCATGCGCAGGGACAAGCGTCCCATCACCGCCGGCGACGAGGAAATGTGGTGCGGCCGCACCCTGGACCACGTGGTGGCGCTGGTGGTGCGGGCCTCGGCCAAGCGCTATTTCCGCGAGGCCATGCCGGCCCCCGAGGCGCCGCCCATCGTGGTCCAGGCGCCGTCGCTGCTGCACAAGACCGCCATCAAGCTGGGCATCAAGAAGCCCGTCCACCGCGCCCCCGTCGCGGCGCCCAAGGGACCGGGCGACAAGCTCTACGAGGTCTTCCGCGACAATTTGCGCTACGAATGGCAGGCCCAGCTGATCCCCAGCTATTCGACCCTGCATCCCAGCACGGTGCGCGTCCTGGGGCCGCGCATCCTGAAGCTGCGCGAATCGGCGCAGATCGACATCCTGGCGGCCGAGGGGCTGGGGCCCGACGGGCGCCTGCCGCTGCTGCTGGAAGACGCCAGACGCCTGCGCGCCGTGGACGGCAGCATCGATTCCAACGCCCTGATGGAAGCCTTCACCAAGCAGGGCCTGGACGCCGTGTTCACCGACATGGACGAGGTGGCGCTGCGCAAGGCGGTGTCGCAGATCGCCGTCATGGAGAACAAGGCGGTGGACATGATCTTCCCCGCCATGGAATACGCGCTGAAGCCGGTGACGGTGTTCCTGTTCACCGCCTATACCCGGCTGGAGATGAAGGGCTTCCGCCAGGCCTTCGGCCCCCACTGCGCCCTGTGGGCGGTCCAGAAGCTGGCCAAGCATCTGGAGACCCAGCGTCCCTGGCCGCGTTCCATGCCCGGCATGAAGTCGGCCACCCTGGCGGCGCTGGCCTACGCCATCGACCTGGACAGCGGCATGCCGGCCAGCGCGCCGGTGCGCCCCGCGCCGCAAGCGGTGAGCGGCGTGCCCAGCAACGCCGCTGTGCCCTCCATGGCCTCGGCCCCGCCGCCCCTTCCGCCCTCGCTGAAGAAGCCGGCACCCAAGTCCAACGCCGATCTGGAGCGCGCCTCGCGGCGGGCCAAGCCGTTGTCCTCGGCCGGGGCGCGGTAGACCGTAAAGT includes:
- a CDS encoding TusE/DsrC/DsvC family sulfur relay protein → MAYTSNGATIEADEEGYLTDINQWNEDLAGQIAKDEGITMSPEHWEVVNFLREYYAEYQIAPAVRVLTKAIAKKMGPDKGNNKYLYELFPYGPGKQACKIAGLPKPTGCV
- the tusB gene encoding sulfurtransferase complex subunit TusB; protein product: MSILHTVNKSPFERSCLDSCLGHAQPGDSVLLMEDAVIAALSGTAFEGKMADAAKTMKLHVLGPDLAARGLDPAKVVKDITVVDYAGFVDLAAGTKATNAWL
- the dsrB gene encoding dissimilatory-type sulfite reductase subunit beta, with translation MSELRRPVESGVPDSKQFMHPALVRNYGKWTHHDRPRPGVLRHVAESGEAVYTVKAGTQRQLDVFTIRRLCDIADAFCDGHIRFTVRSSAEFMTTDESKVPALIQRLEDEGFPVGGTGNSVGFISHTQGWLHCDIPGTDASGVVKALMDELVDEFKSEEMPNRVKITTSCCQINCGGQGDIAINVQHTKPPVINHALVAGICERPTVIARCPVAAIRPALVDGKPSLEVDEKKCVCCGACYPPCPPMQINDPVHSKIAIWVGGKHSSTRSKPMFHKLVAAGLPNNAPRWPEVAEVVKKILSVYKADARAWERMGEWIERIGWPRFFELTELPFTKYHVDNWRGGRANLNASAHLHF
- the dsrK gene encoding sulfate reduction electron transfer complex DsrMKJOP subunit DsrK, producing the protein MAAAPFDIPALGDPAERPVPAIKANAMAASKPYVAAEAHQQPLGFPGELTEGWEKRAIDHMGGLLSKYRSLQVFMDICVKCGACTDKCHYFLGTGDPKNMPVARADLFRSVYRRYFTPAGKIAPGLVGARDMTKEVLDEWYSYFHQCSQCRRCSVFCPYGIDTAEISMAARDIMDSIGQGQKYCNEIIGKVHKIGNNLGLPAPALIDTLEGLEEDMLDDTGVAVKMPIDVEGAEVLLVTPSADFFAEPHVLGLMGYAKVFHAAGVSWTLSTKASEAGNFGMFIGNYEQMRKISMRIREAARELGVKRIIFGECGHAWRVAYSFLNTLAGPWDFLDPRYPVPQHILEFTSDLIRRKGIKLDKSGNDGMVLTVHDSCNVARGARMGDRPGGQFSIPREVITAAVPKFVDMHPDTICDKTYCCGGGGGLLTDELIELRVKGASPRMEALKDVVDKEGVTHMAAMCAICKAQFTKILPYYDFDREMVVSVHQLVSNAIVLGDND
- the tusC gene encoding sulfurtransferase complex subunit TusC; translated protein: MDDMESGIVKKFMFINRKAPHGTVYALEVLEMVLISAAFDQDVHLAFLDDGVLQIKKGQTPAGIGVKNFSPTYRALEGYDIEKLYVEAESLAERGLTEDDLLVDVEVLSRAEMGKLMAEMDVVLTA
- the dsrA gene encoding dissimilatory-type sulfite reductase subunit alpha, which translates into the protein MSKKMPPTPMLDQLESGPWPSFVTGLKRLAEVEGKAHSGIMKSLLGQLEHSYQTRKGYWKGGTVGVFGYGAGVIPRFSEVADQYPESSEFHTLRIMPAPGFFYDTKTLRQMCDIWEEHGSGLIALHGQSGDIMFQGCRTEQVQAAWDKINEMGFDMGGAGAGVRTSASCVGPARCEQACFDTLAAHRAIINDFVDDIHRPSLPYKLKFKFSGCANDCANATQRADVAILGTWKDDMQVDQKEVQAKVKQLGRKEFINQVIRMCPTQALGLNDDDTLDVDNKSCVRCMHCINVCTKALKPGKERGICILVGGKRTLKIGDLMGTVVVPFMKLETEEDYEKLLELAHNMLDFFADNALEHERTGEMIERIGLVNYLDALGLDLDVNMINQPRTNSYIRTDGWEEEARKWAERKTNNAAE
- the dsrO gene encoding sulfate reduction electron transfer complex DsrMKJOP subunit DsrO codes for the protein MTELSRRQVILASGAVLVAAPALARAPGEPASARNRWAMLIDTAKCGAECTVCVEACKTEMGLAGHDRPLTDAQYVRKVNLRDPATGAAHSLPVMCQHCAKPACVDVCPTGASMKRADGIVLVDRHICIGCRYCMMACPYKARSFAHEDQKGQQPHLPRGKGTVEGCTLCVHRIDEGRPPACVEACAAKAKGAMLFGDLNDPKSEIAQRVAREATTRIRADLGLEPAIRYQGI
- the tusD gene encoding sulfurtransferase complex subunit TusD, whose protein sequence is MKFAILVNEGPYNHQAADSAFQFCKAALEKGHEIFRVFFYYDGVNNATKLGEPPSDDRNVTKNWQKLADDHKVDLVVCVAAGLRRGITEANLAPGFRISGLGQLIEAGIHADRLVTFGD
- a CDS encoding cytochrome c3 family protein gives rise to the protein MLARLLLGVLLMVSAAAASAFAADLPHWPKPKGEACIAPNEVMRRDHADMLKHQRDDTLRLGIRGAKASLKACVECHAATDSAGKVLPVNDPGQFCQSCHSYVAAKPDCFECHAATPKSPVREASR
- a CDS encoding respiratory nitrate reductase subunit gamma, with product MTIFFAILFSVSSLVLVAGLAMKIAQYAKTPAPLKIPTTPAPLTKGGVALRLGREAVLFESLYRANRLLWLFAIVFHLGLAVVLIRHGRYFQAEIGFLTGLVQPLAQPAGLAMVAGLSLLLARRLVSERVRYVTRPSDILMLVLLLGIGVTGMAMKCVVHTDIVTVKAFFTGLMGFELRPLPADPLLGLHLLLVCLLMIVFPFSKLLHAPGLFFSPTRNQTDNPREVRHLAPWAAKLEERG
- a CDS encoding NAD(P)-binding protein, which produces MAAKAETTTEGRNYRRYKDGDSQPQHWQEEIFKAGWSHKCPTYVLRTPPCSGSCPSGHDIRGWLDIVRGVEKPPAGMAWQEYAFRRMTEANPFPAIMGRVCPAPCESGCNRNMVEEHVGINSVEHHIGDWAIANKLTFPKPERETGKHVAVVGGGPAGLSAAYHLRRAGHAVTVFEEKAELGGYVRYGIPGYRTPREVLDAEINRILNMGITVRAKCRIGTDITVSELEEKFDAIFWGIGTHAGRGLPIPGWKDTVNCVSGVAFLKAFNEGRLQHVPGRIIVVGGGDTSIDVASVARRLGHIDKVSEQDRADNVILGHVAHDVAATARREGATVTLTSLFPVEKMFAAQREIDDAKREGVDIRGGIMPLEVIKGPDGRAVGLKLCQCTMEGTTPKPVEGTEFTLDADLVVSAIGQAGDLADLPEMDNGKGFINADKAYRVPGKPKHFVGGDVVKPHLLTTAIGHGRVASAGIGEFLETGDVAKRPKVDVHHFNLLAKLHESNLDPAHYEPGPVRGTFEAKFAVHNFENRAAAEIIPHDDLYLGHFTRTARHHRHEVHIDADKVIGNFDERLLLLTDAEVVDEAKRCMSCGLCFECDNCVVFCPQTAVSRVKKSERTTGRYVETDYSKCIGCHICKDVCPTGYIQMGLGE